In Triticum aestivum cultivar Chinese Spring chromosome 5B, IWGSC CS RefSeq v2.1, whole genome shotgun sequence, the following proteins share a genomic window:
- the LOC123113503 gene encoding uncharacterized protein isoform X1, which produces MAAHTHKRPLGAVAPEQEAACFPRKRPLGAAAPEQEQEAPCSPSKRLRRAGLIVMWLEKGKARVVTIGQMAQMLRQSQLDVANSVMERLPNILERVLGEHFGVFKSSIMGCIDDKVQLIVQTKMQEQQAASLPSGVSEPPRHVSEGFPKTGSVTGVVKLCFDVAGPKDTLFTRCPVWKNGANAKVAILQNETQITQGDLSKLQIEILPVHADFFTGQEDFTKDEFNKQIYMYKGKELVLATVSLSNGESSLGSFSFPESSHGKKLRLTARVKRQDLTVRVQEAITDPFVVKDRRSESNEKSPIPSKEDDIHQLKKICLKGKHRNNLVEKNITKVKHLLRHYHNDKFGLQKLAGMKKGDWNTMIEHATMCVPGDEIYSYLVPEDNCQILFNDFYDLVGKITDNYVPYSVDDVDQFPQLKVKNWKMSAYKKFEELENSGGLIPDYFLSNGRLIPAAPPNNGASTSKNQTTAEFGEQQPFLQESGFPLAQIFANNVAGPLNQERPPFAQYSYEQVTHQEPYQQDPFMGCNGIPSYLTQGNIDGMGSFPAWSISPSHNSAPAQENDSITGANLTAQRNAYLTTATPGGVSQGTSSLIHDQAGISGLYPIEEWLGVEEAHVADQNYIPADNADLPNSNNQSNG; this is translated from the exons ATGGCGGCGCACACGCACAAGCGGCCGCTCGGCGCCGTCGCGCCGGAACAGGAGGCGGCGTGCTTCCCGAGGAAGCGGCCGctcggcgccgccgcgccggagcAGGAGCAGGAGGCGCCCTGTTCCCCGAGCAAGCGGCTGCGCCGGGCGGGGCTCATCGTCATGTGGCT GGAGAAGGGCAAGGCGAGGGTGGTCACCATCGGGCAGATGGCACAGATGCTTCGCCAGTCGCAACTCGACGTGGCAAACTCGGTCATGGAGAGGCTCCCCAACATACTCGAGAGAGTTTTGGGGGAGCATTTTGGTGTTTTCAAGAG TTCTATTATGGGATGCATAGACGATAAGGTTCAGTTAATTGTACAGACAAAG ATGCAGGAACAACAAGCTGCTTCGCTTCCTAGTGGAGTTTCTGAGCCTCCTAG GCATGTATCGGAAGGCTTTCCTAAAACTGGAAGCGTCACTGGAGTTGTCAAGCTATGCTTTGATGTTGCAGGACCAAAAGATACACTTTTCACGCGTTGTCCTGTATGGAAGAATGGAGCAAATGCTAAAGTAGCAATACTTCAAAATGAGACACAAATCACGCAGGGTGATCTTTCTAAATTGCAAATTGAGATTTTACCTGTTCATGCTGATTTCTTTACTGGACAAGAGGATTTCACCAAAGATGAATTCAACAAGCAAATATATATGTATAAAGGGAAAGAGTTGGTCTTGGCAACTGTTAGTCTATCAAACGGCGAGTCCTCTCTTGGTTCATTCTCCTTTCCAGAGAGCTCCCACGGGAAAAAGTTAAGATTAACAGCTCGAGTGAAAAGGCAGGATCTTACTGTCAGAGTTCAGGAAGCAATCACTGATCCTTTTGTCGTCAAAGACCGTCGAAGTGAAT CAAATGAGAAGAGTCCTATTCCATCCAAGGAAGACGATATACATCAACTGAAGAAAATTTGCTTAAAGGGAAAACATCGGAATAACCTTGTGGAGAAAAATATTACGAAAGTGAAGCACTTGTTGCGCCATTATCACAATGATAAATTTGGTCTCCAAAAG CTTGCTGGCATGAAGAAGGGGGATTGGAATACCATGATTGAACATGCTACCATGTGTGTTCCTGGGGATGAGATCTATTCCTATTTGGTTCCAGAGGATAATTGTCAAATCTTATTCAATGATTTCTATGATCTTGTCGGTAAGATAACTGATAACTATGTTCCTTACAGTGTCGACGACGTCGATCAGTTTCCACAG CTTAAAGTGAAGAACTGGAAAATGTCTGCATACAAGAAATTTGAGGAGCTGGAGAACTCAGGGGGTCTTATCCCTGATTATTTCCTGAGTAACGGCCGCCTTATCCCGGCAGCGCCTCCGAACAACGGTGCCAGTACTTCCAAAAATCAAACAACTGCAGAATTTGGTGAGCAACAACCATTTCTGCAGGAGAGTGGATTCCCGCTGGCACAGATCTTTGCAAACAATGTTGCTGGCCCTTTGAATCAAGAAAGACCACCATTTGCACAGTACAGTTACGAACAGGTTACGCATCAAG AACCATATCAGCAGGATCCTTTTATGGGGTGTAATGGAATTCCTTCCTATCTGACCCAAGGAAACATTGATGGTATGGGATCATTTCCAGCATGGTCAATCAGCCCATCCCACAATTCTGCACCA GCTCAAGAGAATGATTCAATAACTGGTGCAAATCTAACTGCCCAACGTAATGCATACTTGACAACTGCCACTCCTG GTGGAGTTAGTCAGGGAACCTCTTCACTTATCCATGATCAAGCTGGCATCAGTGGATTATATCCAATTGAA GAATGGCTAGGAGTAGAAGAAGCACATGTGGCAGATCAGAACTATATACCAGCTGACAACG CAGACCTGCCGAATTCTAACAACCAATCTAATGGTTAA
- the LOC123113503 gene encoding uncharacterized protein isoform X2 has product MAAHTHKRPLGAVAPEQEAACFPRKRPLGAAAPEQEQEAPCSPSKRLRRAGLIVMWLEKGKARVVTIGQMAQMLRQSQLDVANSVMERLPNILERVLGEHFGVFKSSIMGCIDDKVQLIVQTKMQEQQAASLPSGVSEPPRHVSEGFPKTGSVTGVVKLCFDVAGPKDTLFTRCPVWKNGANAKVAILQNETQITQGDLSKLQIEILPVHADFFTGQEDFTKDEFNKQIYMYKGKELVLATVSLSNGESSLGSFSFPESSHGKKLRLTARVKRQDLTVRVQEAITDPFVVKDRRSESNEKSPIPSKEDDIHQLKKICLKGKHRNNLVEKNITKVKHLLRHYHNDKFGLQKLAGMKKGDWNTMIEHATMCVPGDEIYSYLVPEDNCQILFNDFYDLVGKITDNYVPYSVDDVDQFPQLKVKNWKMSAYKKFEELENSGGLIPDYFLSNGRLIPAAPPNNGASTSKNQTTAEFGEQQPFLQESGFPLAQIFANNVAGPLNQERPPFAQYSYEQVTHQEPYQQDPFMGCNGIPSYLTQGNIDGMGSFPAWSISPSHNSAPAQENDSITGANLTAQRNAYLTTATPGGVSQGTSSLIHDQAGISGLYPIEEWLGVEEAHVADQNYIPADNDLPNSNNQSNG; this is encoded by the exons ATGGCGGCGCACACGCACAAGCGGCCGCTCGGCGCCGTCGCGCCGGAACAGGAGGCGGCGTGCTTCCCGAGGAAGCGGCCGctcggcgccgccgcgccggagcAGGAGCAGGAGGCGCCCTGTTCCCCGAGCAAGCGGCTGCGCCGGGCGGGGCTCATCGTCATGTGGCT GGAGAAGGGCAAGGCGAGGGTGGTCACCATCGGGCAGATGGCACAGATGCTTCGCCAGTCGCAACTCGACGTGGCAAACTCGGTCATGGAGAGGCTCCCCAACATACTCGAGAGAGTTTTGGGGGAGCATTTTGGTGTTTTCAAGAG TTCTATTATGGGATGCATAGACGATAAGGTTCAGTTAATTGTACAGACAAAG ATGCAGGAACAACAAGCTGCTTCGCTTCCTAGTGGAGTTTCTGAGCCTCCTAG GCATGTATCGGAAGGCTTTCCTAAAACTGGAAGCGTCACTGGAGTTGTCAAGCTATGCTTTGATGTTGCAGGACCAAAAGATACACTTTTCACGCGTTGTCCTGTATGGAAGAATGGAGCAAATGCTAAAGTAGCAATACTTCAAAATGAGACACAAATCACGCAGGGTGATCTTTCTAAATTGCAAATTGAGATTTTACCTGTTCATGCTGATTTCTTTACTGGACAAGAGGATTTCACCAAAGATGAATTCAACAAGCAAATATATATGTATAAAGGGAAAGAGTTGGTCTTGGCAACTGTTAGTCTATCAAACGGCGAGTCCTCTCTTGGTTCATTCTCCTTTCCAGAGAGCTCCCACGGGAAAAAGTTAAGATTAACAGCTCGAGTGAAAAGGCAGGATCTTACTGTCAGAGTTCAGGAAGCAATCACTGATCCTTTTGTCGTCAAAGACCGTCGAAGTGAAT CAAATGAGAAGAGTCCTATTCCATCCAAGGAAGACGATATACATCAACTGAAGAAAATTTGCTTAAAGGGAAAACATCGGAATAACCTTGTGGAGAAAAATATTACGAAAGTGAAGCACTTGTTGCGCCATTATCACAATGATAAATTTGGTCTCCAAAAG CTTGCTGGCATGAAGAAGGGGGATTGGAATACCATGATTGAACATGCTACCATGTGTGTTCCTGGGGATGAGATCTATTCCTATTTGGTTCCAGAGGATAATTGTCAAATCTTATTCAATGATTTCTATGATCTTGTCGGTAAGATAACTGATAACTATGTTCCTTACAGTGTCGACGACGTCGATCAGTTTCCACAG CTTAAAGTGAAGAACTGGAAAATGTCTGCATACAAGAAATTTGAGGAGCTGGAGAACTCAGGGGGTCTTATCCCTGATTATTTCCTGAGTAACGGCCGCCTTATCCCGGCAGCGCCTCCGAACAACGGTGCCAGTACTTCCAAAAATCAAACAACTGCAGAATTTGGTGAGCAACAACCATTTCTGCAGGAGAGTGGATTCCCGCTGGCACAGATCTTTGCAAACAATGTTGCTGGCCCTTTGAATCAAGAAAGACCACCATTTGCACAGTACAGTTACGAACAGGTTACGCATCAAG AACCATATCAGCAGGATCCTTTTATGGGGTGTAATGGAATTCCTTCCTATCTGACCCAAGGAAACATTGATGGTATGGGATCATTTCCAGCATGGTCAATCAGCCCATCCCACAATTCTGCACCA GCTCAAGAGAATGATTCAATAACTGGTGCAAATCTAACTGCCCAACGTAATGCATACTTGACAACTGCCACTCCTG GTGGAGTTAGTCAGGGAACCTCTTCACTTATCCATGATCAAGCTGGCATCAGTGGATTATATCCAATTGAA GAATGGCTAGGAGTAGAAGAAGCACATGTGGCAGATCAGAACTATATACCAGCTGACAACG ACCTGCCGAATTCTAACAACCAATCTAATGGTTAA
- the LOC123113505 gene encoding photosystem I reaction center subunit III, chloroplastic: MAALTASIATSSAFAAKPRLARPPARLSVSCSASNGDNNTPSLSASIKTFSAALALSSVLLSSAATSPPPAAADIAGLTPCKESKAFAKREKQSVKKLNSSLKKYAPDSAPALAIQATIEKTKRRFENYGKFGLLCGSDGLPHLIVSGDQRHWGEFITPGVLFLYIAGWIGWVGRSYLIAVSGEKKPAMREIIIDVELAARIIPRGFIWPVAAYRELINGDLVVDDADIGY, from the coding sequence ATGGCCGCCCTCACCGCCTCCATCGCCACCTCCAGCGCCTTCGCCGCGAAGCCGCGCCTGGCCCGCCCGCCGGCGCGCCTCTCCGTCTCCTGCTCCGCGTCCAACGGCGACAACAACACCCCCTCCCTCTCCGcttccatcaagaccttctcggCGGCCCTGGCGCTCTCATCCGTCCTCCTCTCCTCCGCCGCGACCTCCCCGCCGCCGGCGGCCGCCGACATCGCCGGCCTGACCCCGTGCAAGGAGTCCAAGGCGTTCGCCAAGCGGGAGAAGCAGTCGGTGAAGAAGCTCAACTCGTCGCTCAAGAAGTACGCGCCCGACTCGGCGCCCGCGCTCGCCATCCAGGCCACCATCGAGAAGACCAAGCGCCGGTTCGAGAACTACGGCAAGTTCGGCCTGCTCTGCGGCTCCGACGGCCTGCCCCACCTCATCGTCAGCGGCGACCAGCGGCACTGGGGCGAGTTCATCACCCCCGGCGTGCTCTTCCTCTACATCGCGGGGTGGATCGGGTGGGTCGGCCGCAGCTACCTCATCGCCGTCAGCGGcgagaagaagcccgccatgcgggAGATCATCATCGACGTCGAGCTCGCCGCCAGGATCATCCCCAGGGGCTTCATCTGGCCCGTCGCCGCCTACCGCGAGCTCATCAACGGCGACCTCGTCGTCGACGACGCCGACATCGGCTACTAA